The Deinococcus aquaedulcis genome window below encodes:
- a CDS encoding deaminase, whose amino-acid sequence MKRPSFDDLGLATARLWATRSADTKVQVGACILDRHHRLVGVGYNGRAAGEPNERESLVQGGSGFIHAEVNALLAANWNGEGHTLYVTHEPCAACARLIVNARRISRVLYETNYRETLRVDAGLPSGEAILRAAGIQVECRGSTDGA is encoded by the coding sequence GTGAAACGCCCCAGTTTCGACGATCTGGGCCTCGCCACCGCCCGGCTGTGGGCCACCCGCAGCGCGGACACCAAGGTCCAGGTGGGCGCCTGCATTCTGGACCGGCACCACCGGCTGGTGGGCGTGGGCTACAACGGGCGCGCGGCAGGCGAACCCAACGAGCGCGAGAGCCTGGTCCAAGGGGGCAGTGGGTTCATTCACGCCGAGGTCAATGCCCTGCTGGCCGCCAACTGGAACGGCGAGGGCCATACCCTCTACGTCACCCACGAACCCTGTGCCGCCTGTGCCCGCTTAATCGTGAATGCCCGCCGAATCAGCCGGGTACTGTACGAAACGAACTACCGTGAGACGCTGCGTGTAGATGCCGGGCTGCCCAGCGGCGAGGCCATTCTGCGCGCGGCGGGCATCCAGGTGGAGTGCCGGGGGAGCACCGATGGCGCCTGA